One Candidatus Saccharibacteria bacterium RAAC3_TM7_1 genomic region harbors:
- a CDS encoding hypothetical protein (RAAC3_TM7_1_315), with amino-acid sequence MIMLSLIKIKNKPLLYLSLLLAVFIASFYTSQVVHADGTQPTYTLSYESLISAKGGFISDPNVTSIPMFRKDGDKWVFGEGENSHNKDYYNEDTAEIYFKYSRENELYITHTQYATNNGVEAVTDKGERISCDVAIKIDANTRSGGSFVGVRRDDNLDNQKEDSDCTSAVRDIQQLGSNQVAFGNISEPTGETFMGVTIETCKKDDSACKARRKEQIKKADAAIVCTTSSQDSIERCNYYKSIITCLKSSPSISVATCTTRANATRILDGNYSIITAEATDEYINQTCRALQDKNDRQECVDKATKERDRLKGEKEKCEKNGGTWNNSTGECTPAEPTTSCSVEGVGWIICPIMNFMGGLNDAAFGFISDFLTIEPKLLTDNDTRAAWSNFRDIANVAFVIVFLIIVYSQITGTGVSNYGIKRMLPRLFIAAVLVNLSYFVCQIAVDLSNILGSSIYSFFKDMPTTDAISATASDLPSWKKVIGFVLVGAAALVVGLLAITTISTAALLAFALIILILIARKAALILLVVVSPLAFVAYLLPNTEKWFKKWWKMFSSLLLVFPVVGVIFGASTLAARIINNAGGDPDESNYMLQITALGVMAVPLFAVPIVLKSALSATGSIGAKLSGMADRAQGAAASRNKKRFSEQAERMKKDVGNRWNIAAHNKEGWLGSSKLGAYSRYKTRRDSLLASREGEAKRSGSTYMANQLGDTDANGNYTERAIKLQNAAAGGSAISQADESARVRAAAVATQGIHKQFDDDVSAFKTTLTSASNDQLIGMISDTALSSEQRAAAAGLVMSRSHRESHIRALDIATKLMNEADTTGNSKEVEALSSVQKQMAYDMKDKPWALGDQATGQLVEGKLGQVMHDSDGKIMKDAKGNPLRVTDMQEEINKRVGTKLSAASLASMNPDEMKRIHKAALNGELNDSQKASLKTAINEARSNPQINNLIKPEAKVLHDAILNKIAKDEQDAAAATYGPNI; translated from the coding sequence ATGATTATGCTTAGTCTTATAAAAATAAAAAATAAGCCACTGTTATACCTGAGCTTACTCCTAGCGGTTTTTATAGCTAGTTTCTACACGAGTCAAGTTGTCCACGCTGACGGCACACAACCGACCTACACATTGAGTTATGAAAGTCTTATCTCGGCCAAAGGTGGTTTCATTAGTGATCCAAACGTCACATCCATTCCAATGTTCAGAAAAGATGGAGATAAGTGGGTGTTTGGTGAGGGGGAAAATAGCCACAACAAAGACTACTATAATGAAGACACCGCCGAGATTTATTTTAAATACTCCAGAGAGAACGAATTATATATTACCCACACACAGTACGCCACTAATAATGGAGTAGAGGCGGTTACAGATAAAGGTGAGCGCATTTCGTGTGATGTCGCCATTAAGATTGACGCTAATACGCGGTCTGGCGGTAGTTTTGTAGGTGTACGCCGTGACGACAACCTCGATAATCAAAAAGAAGACTCCGACTGTACATCGGCGGTTAGAGATATCCAGCAGCTGGGCAGTAACCAAGTGGCGTTTGGCAACATCTCTGAGCCTACCGGTGAAACCTTCATGGGCGTCACGATAGAGACCTGCAAAAAGGATGATAGCGCCTGTAAGGCTCGCAGGAAAGAGCAGATCAAAAAAGCAGACGCAGCCATTGTTTGCACCACTAGTTCCCAAGATAGTATTGAGCGGTGTAATTACTACAAATCCATCATTACGTGCCTAAAAAGCTCCCCCTCCATCTCAGTAGCAACCTGTACGACTCGTGCAAATGCTACGAGAATACTCGATGGCAATTATTCGATTATCACAGCCGAAGCAACTGATGAATACATAAACCAAACATGTAGAGCCTTGCAGGATAAGAACGATCGACAAGAGTGCGTCGATAAAGCTACTAAAGAAAGAGACAGATTAAAAGGGGAAAAAGAAAAATGTGAAAAAAACGGCGGTACCTGGAATAATAGCACTGGGGAATGTACCCCTGCCGAGCCCACTACTTCGTGTAGCGTGGAAGGGGTAGGCTGGATTATCTGCCCAATCATGAACTTCATGGGAGGGCTCAATGACGCAGCTTTCGGGTTTATCTCTGACTTTCTCACGATTGAGCCGAAGCTGTTGACCGATAATGATACCCGCGCTGCCTGGAGTAACTTCCGTGATATCGCCAACGTGGCATTCGTGATTGTCTTTCTGATCATTGTCTACTCGCAGATCACCGGAACTGGTGTCTCAAACTACGGTATTAAACGCATGCTGCCGCGGCTATTCATCGCTGCTGTACTCGTCAACCTTTCGTACTTTGTATGTCAGATCGCCGTCGACCTGAGTAACATCCTCGGCAGTAGCATTTACTCATTCTTTAAGGATATGCCGACAACAGACGCCATCTCTGCCACCGCGTCGGATCTGCCAAGTTGGAAAAAAGTCATAGGCTTCGTGCTAGTCGGCGCAGCGGCACTGGTCGTTGGCCTGCTTGCCATAACTACCATCAGCACGGCAGCCCTGCTCGCATTCGCTCTTATCATTCTCATCTTGATCGCACGAAAGGCTGCTTTGATCCTCCTGGTCGTCGTCTCGCCCTTGGCTTTCGTTGCGTACCTGCTGCCAAATACCGAAAAATGGTTCAAGAAGTGGTGGAAGATGTTTAGTTCGTTACTACTGGTATTTCCGGTGGTCGGCGTTATATTTGGTGCCAGTACTTTGGCTGCCCGCATCATCAATAACGCCGGGGGAGACCCTGACGAAAGCAACTACATGCTGCAAATCACCGCGCTCGGTGTCATGGCAGTACCACTCTTTGCCGTGCCAATCGTACTAAAAAGCGCCTTGTCTGCAACTGGATCTATCGGTGCAAAGTTGAGTGGTATGGCGGACAGGGCACAAGGAGCGGCGGCTAGTAGAAATAAGAAGCGATTTAGCGAGCAGGCTGAACGAATGAAAAAAGACGTAGGTAACCGATGGAATATAGCAGCCCACAACAAAGAAGGGTGGCTTGGAAGTAGCAAACTGGGTGCTTATAGTCGATACAAGACACGACGAGACTCTCTACTGGCATCGAGAGAGGGTGAAGCGAAGCGAAGCGGAAGTACCTATATGGCCAACCAACTCGGGGATACTGACGCAAACGGCAACTACACGGAGCGTGCGATAAAACTACAGAACGCGGCGGCGGGCGGAAGTGCTATCAGTCAAGCCGACGAATCGGCTCGTGTACGCGCTGCGGCTGTCGCTACTCAAGGAATACATAAACAATTTGATGATGACGTCAGTGCTTTTAAAACGACCCTGACCAGTGCAAGTAATGATCAATTGATAGGCATGATAAGTGACACTGCGTTGAGCTCAGAGCAGCGAGCCGCAGCGGCAGGACTGGTGATGTCTCGAAGCCATCGTGAATCACATATTCGAGCCCTGGACATTGCTACAAAACTCATGAACGAAGCTGACACAACCGGTAACTCAAAAGAAGTAGAGGCACTTTCAAGTGTACAAAAACAAATGGCATATGACATGAAAGATAAACCTTGGGCACTAGGCGACCAGGCTACTGGTCAACTTGTTGAAGGTAAGCTCGGTCAAGTCATGCACGACAGTGACGGGAAAATCATGAAAGATGCGAAAGGTAACCCGCTACGCGTCACGGATATGCAGGAAGAAATTAACAAACGAGTTGGTACCAAGCTCTCTGCTGCCAGCCTGGCGAGCATGAATCCAGATGAGATGAAGCGTATTCACAAGGCAGCTCTCAATGGAGAGTTGAATGACTCGCAAAAGGCTAGCTTGAAGACAGCCATCAATGAGGCTCGTTCTAATCCACAGATCAATAACCTCATTAAGCCAGAAGCTAAAGTTCTACACGATGCCATCCTTAACAAGATAGCTAAGGACGAGCAGGATGCTGCTGCGGCCACTTACGGTCCAAATATCTAG
- a CDS encoding hypothetical protein (RAAC3_TM7_1_316) yields the protein MANQEPFTFGNGNRSKEQIPHSGVHHGERPFEESDIPLADATLKIPESSRDITPLTQPVDVVQEAPAKSNESFMRRHRRAIAGMVATSVIGIGGALVATSGGESADPGTKEPGITKIDTETLDQRIEALFQNKDRVQFDANILEGISDDEWGSVFNKSIREDLNWYLGVLVENPDIPVDKIPVSDFTDTPDSEIVNSLKDIAAQILAENPDVKDIGTFVCPTASNDTAPQDYGCSVYSSFVNDPVNYPDLSYLRVEYMVQDQDNNYSEHKSIDVKLEQPYQLVQQKDGTIKINEG from the coding sequence ATGGCCAACCAAGAACCATTCACATTCGGCAACGGTAATCGATCCAAGGAACAAATTCCTCACTCAGGAGTCCATCATGGAGAGCGCCCGTTTGAAGAGTCTGACATCCCTCTAGCCGATGCAACTCTAAAAATTCCCGAAAGTTCTAGAGACATCACACCGTTGACTCAACCTGTCGATGTGGTGCAAGAAGCCCCAGCGAAATCCAACGAAAGCTTTATGCGGAGACACCGCCGAGCTATCGCAGGAATGGTAGCCACTAGTGTTATAGGTATTGGCGGCGCATTAGTAGCAACTAGTGGCGGCGAGTCTGCCGACCCGGGCACCAAAGAGCCTGGCATAACTAAAATTGATACCGAGACGCTCGATCAAAGAATCGAGGCGCTGTTCCAGAACAAAGATCGCGTTCAGTTTGATGCGAATATACTAGAGGGTATTAGCGATGACGAATGGGGCAGCGTTTTCAATAAAAGCATCCGTGAAGACCTCAACTGGTACTTAGGAGTGCTCGTAGAAAACCCCGACATTCCTGTCGACAAAATTCCGGTGAGCGACTTTACCGATACACCTGATTCGGAGATCGTGAACTCTCTCAAAGATATTGCCGCACAAATTCTTGCAGAAAACCCCGACGTCAAGGATATCGGCACATTCGTCTGTCCTACCGCTTCAAATGACACCGCACCACAGGACTATGGCTGTAGTGTTTACTCGTCATTTGTGAACGATCCAGTGAATTACCCTGACTTGAGCTATCTGCGCGTCGAATATATGGTGCAAGACCAAGACAATAATTACTCAGAACATAAATCCATCGACGTAAAACTAGAACAGCCCTACCAGCTGGTTCAGCAAAAAGATGGAACTATAAAGATCAACGAAGGTTAA